In Cydia strobilella chromosome 6, ilCydStro3.1, whole genome shotgun sequence, one DNA window encodes the following:
- the LOC134741973 gene encoding SERPINE1 mRNA-binding protein 1-like — MENSYGVGVVNRYALFLDDESDPLDALKAREQAKELKKKTKEAEKENKGKPESKPKGGTVAVRKGIKETQNVKSQDNKSGEQQKSKGPPRANDRNAERPPPRRREDRPQNGAVDNKDGAPRPPRREFGDRERRPNFERRNFNDNGEGAERRGPRPPREPRDRDGPRGPRPPYDNRGKREFDRRSGSDKTGVKPVDKREGGGPHNWGTIKDDMEELNKTGSEGEVGEEKPPAEPGAGAGGDAQAGAEPERAAPEEEVRELTLDEYKALRNATRAPPQYNLRKAGEGEDLSQWKNLVMLEKKKEGGDDDESDDEYDIADYPQRVGRQKRVLGIEFTFNDQARRGAAGGRGRGRGRGRGRGAPGAGPGPAPAPREEIVPEERPQPRSHPAPPKVDDSKDFPSLG, encoded by the coding sequence ATGGAGAATTCCTACGGTGTGGGGGTCGTTAACAGATACGCTCTTTTTTTGGACGATGAGTCCGATCCTCTTGATGCGTTAAAAGCGCGAGAGCAGGCCAAGGAGCTCAAAAAGAAGACCAAAGAAGCCGAAAAAGAAAATAAGGGCAAGCCCGAATCCAAGCCTAAGGGTGGTACCGTTGCCGTCAGGAAAGGTATCAAAGAAACTCAAAATGTGAAGTCCCAAGACAATAAGAGCGGCGAACAACAAAAGAGTAAGGGACCCCCTCGTGCTAACGACCGCAATGCGGAACGTCCACCTCCGCGACGCCGCGAGGACCGGCCGCAGAACGGAGCCGTCGACAACAAGGATGGCGCGCCGAGGCCACCGCGTAGAGAATTCGGCGACCGCGAGCGCAGGCCTAATTTCGAAAGGCGTAACTTCAACGACAACGGCGAGGGTGCCGAACGTCGCGGACCTAGGCCTCCACGTGAGCCCCGCGATCGTGACGGTCCGCGCGGGCCGCGACCGCCCTACGATAACCGGGGCAAGCGCGAGTTCGACAGGAGGTCCGGTTCCGATAAGACCGGCGTGAAGCCCGTCGACAAGCGCGAGGGCGGCGGGCCTCACAACTGGGGCACCATCAAGGACGATATGGAAGAGCTGAACAAAACCGGATCCGAGGGCGAGGTCGGCGAGGAGAAGCCTCCGGCGGAGCCCGGAGCGGGCGCCGGCGGAGACGCACAGGCCGGTGCGGAGCCCGAGCGCGCGGCACCCGAGGAGGAAGTGCGCGAGCTCACGCTCGATGAGTACAAGGCGCTGCGCAACGCAACCCGCGCGCCTCCGCAGTACAATTTGCGCAAGGCCGGCGAGGGCGAGGATCTGTCGCAGTGGAAGAATCTCGTGATGCTCGAGAAAAAGAAGGAGGGCGGCGACGACGATGAGAGTGACGACGAGTACGATATCGCCGACTATCCGCAGCGCGTGGGTCGCCAGAAGCGCGTGCTGGGCATCGAGTTCACATTTAATGACCAGgctcggcgcggcgcggcgggcggtcGCGGCCGCGGACGAggccgcgggcgcgggcgcggggcgcCAGGCGCCGGGCCGGGccccgcgccggcgccgcgcgagGAGATCGTGCCGGAGGAGCGCCCGCAGCCGCGCTCGCACCCGGCGCCTCCCAAGGTTGA